One part of the Arachidicoccus terrestris genome encodes these proteins:
- a CDS encoding GNAT family N-acetyltransferase, translated as MNKLIIDTQRLRIRNLKTTDLADFYFYRSNPEVTRYQGFDVYTLEEAQAFIQEHLDKEFGQPGQWVQYGIENKSTGTIIGDCAIRLDQYDIRIAETGITIAHTEQRKGYAKETLRAILHYLFNIAGFHRVREIVDAENTASIQLLRSLGFREEGHFIENIFFKGKWGSERHFAMLKKEWLQSGLNKG; from the coding sequence ATGAACAAGTTGATCATAGATACCCAACGCCTTCGTATCAGAAATTTAAAAACGACAGATCTGGCTGACTTTTACTTTTACCGTTCAAATCCAGAAGTCACCCGATATCAGGGGTTTGATGTATACACCCTTGAGGAAGCTCAGGCGTTTATTCAGGAACACCTGGATAAAGAGTTTGGGCAACCTGGTCAGTGGGTGCAATATGGCATCGAAAACAAAAGCACCGGAACAATAATCGGAGATTGCGCAATTCGCCTTGATCAATATGACATCAGAATAGCCGAGACAGGTATCACCATTGCACATACAGAGCAGAGAAAAGGCTATGCAAAAGAAACGTTACGAGCCATTTTGCATTACTTGTTCAATATTGCAGGTTTTCACAGAGTGAGAGAAATTGTGGATGCGGAAAACACGGCCTCCATTCAGTTATTGAGAAGCCTGGGGTTTAGAGAAGAGGGGCACTTTATAGAAAATATCTTTTTCAAAGGTAAATGGGGAAGCGAACGCCATTTTGCCATGCTAAAGAAAGAATGGCTGCAATCGGGCCTAAACAAAGGCTGA
- a CDS encoding UbiD family decarboxylase encodes MAYKSLQEAVEDLERVGRLIRIKEEVDPYLEMASIQLRAYKEGGPAILFENVKGSRFKVLANLYGTMDRCKYLFRETLPKVQNLMSLRGNPMEALKKPVSGVKSGMAALTALPLKLHAKTADYFEEVSLSDLPQIQHWPMDGGAFITLPQVFSENIDKPGVMNGNMGMYRIQLSGNDYLKDQEVGLHYQIHRGIGVHQQLAEKQHRPLKVSIFVGGPPAHSVAAVMPLPEGISELTFAGLLAGRRFRYFYEDGYVISRDADFVITGEVAQGQLKPEGPFGDHLGYYSLTHPFPLLKIHKVLAKKDAIWPFTVVGRPPQEDTSFGDLIHEITAGAISQEIPGVKAVNAVDQAGVHPLLLAIGSERYTPYQKETAPAELLTQANRILGTGQLSLAKYLWITDDPGGQLSVKDIPEFFKHMLERIDFERDLHFQTCTTIDTLDYSGTALNKGSKLILAATGPAIRRLAALIPETLANALQDQQLLQDYPVVLVMPGVLAIEMPAVKEPVRAAQDLAALKELLLNNKDALRGFPMIVLTESASFMGDSLANFLWVTFTRSNPAEDVHGLEETMVNKHWGCKTSIIIDARIKKHHAPALTMDSEVEVNVDKLLQPYKGYFPTTLF; translated from the coding sequence ATGGCCTATAAGAGTTTACAGGAAGCGGTCGAAGATTTAGAACGTGTGGGCAGGTTGATCCGCATCAAAGAAGAAGTAGACCCATATTTGGAGATGGCTTCTATTCAGTTGCGCGCCTATAAGGAAGGCGGGCCGGCGATACTGTTTGAAAATGTAAAAGGCTCCAGGTTTAAGGTACTAGCGAACCTCTACGGCACAATGGACAGATGTAAATATCTTTTCAGAGAGACTCTTCCCAAAGTCCAAAATCTGATGTCCCTTAGAGGAAACCCCATGGAAGCCCTTAAAAAGCCGGTTTCGGGAGTGAAATCTGGTATGGCAGCACTTACAGCCCTTCCGTTAAAGCTGCATGCAAAGACAGCAGACTATTTTGAAGAAGTCAGCCTTTCTGATCTACCGCAGATACAACACTGGCCAATGGATGGCGGTGCTTTTATTACATTGCCGCAGGTCTTTTCCGAGAATATAGACAAGCCTGGTGTAATGAACGGAAATATGGGAATGTATCGCATTCAGTTATCTGGCAATGACTATTTAAAAGATCAGGAGGTAGGTCTTCATTACCAGATCCACAGAGGTATCGGTGTCCATCAACAGCTGGCTGAAAAGCAGCACCGACCTTTAAAGGTGAGTATATTCGTCGGTGGGCCTCCTGCTCATAGTGTGGCTGCAGTGATGCCACTCCCGGAAGGGATCAGTGAACTGACGTTTGCCGGTCTGCTGGCCGGTCGCAGGTTCCGGTACTTTTATGAAGATGGCTATGTGATCAGCCGGGACGCTGACTTTGTGATCACCGGAGAGGTCGCCCAAGGACAGCTGAAGCCGGAAGGCCCTTTTGGGGACCATCTGGGGTATTATAGCCTTACCCACCCCTTTCCGCTTTTAAAGATTCACAAGGTTCTTGCTAAAAAGGATGCCATATGGCCTTTTACGGTCGTAGGCAGACCTCCACAGGAGGATACCAGCTTTGGTGATCTCATCCATGAAATCACAGCGGGGGCAATTAGCCAGGAAATTCCAGGTGTAAAAGCGGTGAATGCGGTCGATCAGGCAGGTGTGCACCCTTTATTGTTAGCTATCGGTTCAGAGCGTTATACGCCCTATCAAAAAGAAACGGCACCTGCGGAGTTACTTACTCAGGCCAACCGGATATTAGGTACAGGACAGTTAAGCCTGGCTAAATATTTATGGATCACGGATGATCCGGGTGGTCAGTTATCTGTAAAGGATATTCCGGAATTTTTTAAACATATGTTAGAGAGAATCGATTTTGAAAGAGATCTACATTTTCAGACCTGTACAACAATCGATACCTTAGATTATAGCGGTACCGCTTTAAATAAGGGCAGTAAGCTAATATTGGCAGCAACAGGCCCGGCCATAAGAAGGCTGGCTGCTTTGATTCCTGAAACACTGGCAAATGCTTTGCAGGATCAGCAGCTTTTGCAGGATTATCCGGTCGTTCTGGTAATGCCCGGCGTGCTTGCTATAGAAATGCCTGCTGTTAAGGAGCCTGTACGGGCAGCGCAGGATCTGGCAGCGCTGAAAGAATTACTCTTAAATAATAAAGATGCTCTTCGGGGCTTTCCAATGATTGTATTAACAGAAAGCGCTTCTTTTATGGGAGATTCGCTCGCTAATTTCCTGTGGGTGACTTTTACCAGAAGCAACCCGGCGGAAGATGTCCATGGTCTGGAGGAGACAATGGTTAATAAACATTGGGGCTGCAAGACCTCGATAATTATTGATGCCCGCATCAAAAAACATCATGCGCCTGCCTTAACAATGGACTCCGAAGTAGAGGTTAATGTAGATAAGCTACTTCAGCCTTATAAAGGATACTTTCCAACAACCTTATTCTGA
- a CDS encoding DUF6089 family protein, with product MAQTLLQRSYFEIGGGILRYGGSIPDVDTKAAASFGIHYELTDKIHLQLVYTASEAGGGDSALVNNDNMGNDTRSAGYYFRSNINELTLTGSYDFFNLNDGYRFTPYVLGGAGIYNFKPYQVVEYENAKGALRKENRAMKQVEPFNNWQLNIPVGLGIKWGLSANTQLKLEGKYRILFNPYIDNYIADGNNDHYYSISLGFIFRLSKIAGGYGRPAGRAGRKNCNCPPVY from the coding sequence ATGGCGCAGACTCTTTTGCAGCGCAGCTACTTTGAAATTGGTGGCGGTATCCTCCGCTATGGGGGATCCATACCAGATGTCGATACGAAAGCAGCCGCCTCTTTCGGTATTCATTATGAATTAACAGATAAAATCCATCTGCAGCTGGTCTATACCGCTTCTGAAGCTGGCGGTGGAGATTCTGCACTTGTCAATAATGACAATATGGGTAATGATACGCGCAGTGCCGGTTACTATTTCAGATCCAATATTAACGAGTTGACGCTCACGGGTTCGTACGATTTTTTTAACCTGAATGACGGATACAGGTTTACGCCTTATGTATTGGGAGGTGCCGGTATATATAATTTTAAACCTTATCAGGTGGTAGAATATGAAAATGCCAAAGGTGCACTTAGAAAGGAAAACCGCGCGATGAAACAAGTGGAGCCTTTTAATAACTGGCAGCTGAATATCCCGGTTGGCCTGGGCATCAAGTGGGGCCTTTCTGCTAATACTCAATTGAAACTGGAAGGCAAATACCGGATATTATTCAACCCTTATATTGATAATTATATAGCGGACGGTAACAATGATCATTATTATTCGATTTCTTTAGGGTTTATTTTCAGGTTAAGTAAGATCGCAGGTGGTTATGGACGCCCGGCCGGCAGAGCCGGCAGAAAAAACTGCAATTGCCCGCCGGTTTATTGA
- the bcp gene encoding thioredoxin-dependent thiol peroxidase, which yields MSDIILKPGDKAPAFKGVDQNGDVISLADFKGQRVVLYFYPKDNTPGCTAQACNLRDNYQTLIKQGYQVIGVSGDSVKSHKKFEEKFDLPFPLIADEDKVILDAYGVYGPKKFMGRSFLGIHRTTFLIDEKSIIRAIITKPDTKNQTQQILDTWSTLGG from the coding sequence ATGAGCGATATAATACTTAAACCTGGAGATAAAGCACCCGCTTTCAAAGGCGTAGATCAAAACGGTGATGTCATTTCACTGGCTGATTTTAAAGGCCAAAGAGTTGTTTTATATTTTTATCCAAAAGATAATACACCCGGATGTACGGCACAGGCCTGCAACCTGAGAGACAATTATCAGACACTGATCAAACAGGGATATCAGGTGATCGGAGTCAGTGGAGATAGTGTTAAAAGTCATAAGAAATTTGAGGAAAAATTTGATCTGCCTTTTCCACTTATCGCAGATGAAGACAAAGTTATTTTAGACGCCTACGGTGTTTATGGACCTAAAAAATTTATGGGGCGCTCGTTTCTGGGTATTCACCGCACCACTTTCCTGATTGACGAGAAGAGTATTATCAGAGCCATTATAACAAAACCTGACACCAAAAATCAGACACAACAGATACTGGACACCTGGTCCACTCTGGGCGGTTAA
- a CDS encoding acyl-CoA thioesterase: MEAKKAAESLVVMNELVLPNDTNTFGNLMGGRLMYWMDIGAAMAAGKHCNKPCMTASVDNISFKNPIKLGNIVHIEVKLTRAFNTSMEVRIQVWGEDSLHKHRYESNEAYFTFVALDEHNRPSPVPELIPETEEEKEQYKAALRRRQLRLILGGKMAPDDATELKALFVRTKAPHQEA; this comes from the coding sequence ATGGAGGCAAAAAAGGCGGCAGAATCGCTGGTTGTTATGAATGAACTGGTTTTACCCAATGATACCAATACTTTTGGTAATCTGATGGGTGGCCGGCTGATGTATTGGATGGACATTGGCGCTGCCATGGCTGCCGGTAAACATTGTAATAAGCCTTGTATGACTGCCAGTGTGGATAATATCAGCTTTAAGAATCCGATTAAACTGGGTAATATCGTTCATATTGAGGTTAAACTTACCCGCGCATTCAATACATCTATGGAAGTCCGGATCCAGGTATGGGGAGAAGACAGCCTCCACAAGCACCGGTATGAGAGCAATGAAGCTTATTTTACTTTTGTTGCCTTAGATGAACATAACCGGCCAAGCCCGGTTCCCGAACTGATCCCTGAAACTGAGGAGGAGAAAGAGCAGTATAAGGCTGCATTGAGGCGAAGACAGCTTAGACTGATTCTGGGTGGCAAGATGGCCCCTGATGATGCAACCGAACTGAAAGCGCTTTTTGTGCGTACAAAAGCACCGCATCAGGAAGCTTGA
- the panB gene encoding 3-methyl-2-oxobutanoate hydroxymethyltransferase: MSAATQEIKRVTTHTLQKLKAAGEKISMVTAYDYSFARLFDEAGMEVILVGDSASNVMAGHETTLPITLDQMIYHASSVVRGVKRALVVVDLPFGAYQSNPEIALASAVRMMKESGAHGIKLEGGVEIVDSLKKIVSAGIPVMGHLGLTPQSIYKFGTYTVRAKQDGEAEKLKTDALALEQAGAFATVLEKIPARLATEVSGSLTIPTIGIGAGSGCDGQVLVMHDMLGINQDFHPRFVRKYLDLQTQVTDAVQNYIKDIKSGSFPSQEESY, from the coding sequence ATGTCAGCAGCAACCCAGGAAATTAAAAGAGTGACCACACATACCCTGCAAAAGCTAAAAGCAGCAGGAGAGAAGATTTCCATGGTCACAGCCTATGATTATTCCTTTGCCCGGCTTTTTGACGAAGCGGGTATGGAAGTTATCCTGGTAGGCGACAGCGCCAGCAATGTGATGGCCGGTCATGAGACCACCCTTCCCATTACCCTGGATCAGATGATCTATCATGCCAGTTCAGTTGTTCGCGGTGTAAAAAGAGCGTTGGTGGTGGTGGATCTGCCCTTTGGTGCCTACCAGTCGAATCCGGAAATTGCGCTGGCATCGGCTGTTCGGATGATGAAAGAGTCCGGCGCCCACGGGATTAAGCTGGAAGGTGGTGTCGAAATAGTAGATAGCCTCAAAAAAATCGTGAGCGCCGGTATTCCGGTAATGGGACACCTGGGACTAACACCGCAAAGCATTTATAAGTTTGGCACTTATACCGTAAGAGCAAAACAAGACGGCGAAGCAGAAAAATTAAAAACAGATGCGCTGGCACTAGAACAGGCAGGCGCATTTGCCACAGTACTCGAAAAAATCCCGGCAAGGCTGGCTACTGAAGTGTCCGGGTCACTGACGATCCCTACCATCGGTATCGGTGCCGGTAGCGGCTGCGATGGTCAGGTACTTGTGATGCATGATATGCTGGGAATCAACCAGGATTTTCATCCCCGTTTTGTCCGAAAATACCTGGATCTCCAAACACAGGTAACAGATGCGGTTCAAAACTACATTAAAGATATAAAATCCGGCAGTTTCCCCAGCCAGGAAGAGTCATACTAA
- a CDS encoding sensor histidine kinase — protein sequence METGKNRILQSVLTLVFWACFLMLPFLFFPFDRDKSAFQSTRFVELYIFSILYLVAFYYVNSGWLIPRLLGKRKLLLYFLLILLAFLVYLSFYYLIWSNSTETIAYFNRRHGRPRGWRWYYFFRLGPIVLFLLAFTFSSVSKLMARWLYAEKIKEEVSKQQLQTELSLLRSQVNPHFLFNTLNSIYALTVSGNEKASDAVMKLSGIMRYTLEESQSEYVPLQNEVNFINNYLELQRIRSTDKVQIVFKVDTVGEQVRIAPLLLIPFIENAFKFGVSARQNTQIEVGIRVRGNTLVFTCVNDLLPKVNAPEGTGTGIVNVRRRLDLLYKKNYQLQITTTDHKYRVHLELDIIAQA from the coding sequence ATGGAAACCGGAAAAAATAGAATATTACAGTCTGTTCTCACCCTAGTATTTTGGGCCTGCTTCTTAATGTTGCCCTTTTTATTCTTCCCTTTTGACCGAGACAAGTCTGCCTTTCAGAGTACGAGGTTTGTCGAATTATATATCTTCTCTATATTATACCTTGTCGCTTTTTATTATGTCAATTCGGGTTGGCTGATCCCGAGACTATTGGGTAAACGGAAGCTCCTGCTATATTTCTTATTGATTTTGCTGGCATTCCTAGTGTATCTGTCTTTTTACTACCTGATCTGGTCAAATTCAACAGAAACCATTGCCTATTTTAATCGCCGGCATGGCAGACCCCGCGGTTGGAGGTGGTATTACTTTTTCCGGCTAGGTCCAATCGTACTTTTCCTGTTGGCCTTCACATTCAGCAGCGTCTCTAAATTGATGGCCCGGTGGTTATATGCAGAAAAGATCAAAGAAGAAGTCTCCAAGCAGCAATTACAAACTGAACTCTCTTTGTTACGTTCGCAGGTAAATCCGCATTTCCTGTTCAACACACTCAACAGCATCTATGCACTGACGGTGAGTGGCAACGAGAAAGCCTCTGATGCCGTCATGAAATTGTCTGGTATTATGCGCTATACGCTGGAAGAATCCCAGAGTGAGTATGTCCCGTTACAAAACGAAGTCAATTTCATCAACAATTACCTGGAACTTCAGCGCATCCGGTCAACGGACAAGGTACAGATAGTATTTAAAGTGGATACAGTAGGAGAGCAGGTAAGGATCGCCCCCTTGCTACTCATTCCTTTTATAGAGAACGCCTTTAAATTTGGCGTGAGTGCCAGACAAAATACCCAAATTGAAGTAGGTATAAGGGTGAGAGGCAATACACTCGTTTTTACCTGCGTCAACGACCTGTTGCCTAAGGTAAATGCTCCTGAAGGTACGGGTACTGGCATTGTTAATGTCCGTAGAAGACTGGATCTGCTCTATAAAAAGAATTATCAACTGCAGATCACGACCACCGATCATAAATACAGAGTTCATCTGGAACTGGATATCATTGCACAGGCATAG
- a CDS encoding FtsK/SpoIIIE family DNA translocase has product MANRLKTTSKQKAATQLKEEPDVQVSVSELVKDERTYKIVGATLLLIGFFLFISFASYLFSWKDDQDKVVNFGIKIFSTEDVKVSNLFGVLGAYTSHNLIYNGFGLASFLLCTTFFVLGVNLMSGKKIFSLKRNIKYVIAGLLILSVALAFLNNQFLHTGFAWGGGAGELISAWLIKWIGSLGTVCILILAVAFYIIWRFDPSFSLQWFKKRVADFKATDNDTKEGDSEGTGTRSRKQKDNNFIHDNEIDTDTSVTEDDDADASLYIEKPGVAEGGNRLKNAGKGSVTVTMPDQASEEDGLGLSLSEKQSEVKTINEQLAAGIKEGSMAPESDSSNADTSTTIVLPGNTLAKNRNKNANPEDFKLEISEEVEEVPSEIIVGPGSPEAKFTAQGDYEPTLDLSNYKYPTIDMLEMHGSEKSVHDPDELEQNKNQIITTLKNYDIHIQRISATVGPTVTLYEIVPAPGVRISRIKNLEDDIALSLAALGIRIIAPIPGRGTIGIEVPNMNKTIVSMRGLIASEKFQNNKFSLPIAIGKKINNENFIVDLASMPHLLMAGATGQGKSVGVNALLVSLLYKKHPSQLKFVLVDPKKVELSIYRTIEHHFLAKLPGEEEAIITDTKKVVTTLNALCIEMDNRYDLLKEAGCRNIKEYNEKFVKRRLNPQKGHQFLPFIVLVIDEFADLIMTAGKEVEMPIARLAQLARAVGIHLIIATQRPSVNIITGTIKANFPARIAFKVSSKIDSRTILDAGGAEQLIGKGDMLISYNGEITRLQCAFVDTPEVDQICDYIGEQQGYPEAFLLPEYIDEKEMGTGSGSDLEDRDPLFEDAAKLIVQNQVGSTSLIQRRMKLGYNRAGRLMDQLEMAGIVGANQGSKARDVLIKTDAELQVLLDNMP; this is encoded by the coding sequence ATGGCGAATAGACTAAAAACAACCTCTAAACAGAAAGCAGCCACGCAGCTCAAAGAAGAGCCGGATGTGCAGGTTTCTGTGTCAGAACTTGTAAAAGACGAACGAACCTATAAAATTGTAGGAGCTACATTGCTGCTTATCGGTTTTTTCCTTTTTATATCCTTTGCATCTTATCTTTTCAGCTGGAAGGATGATCAGGACAAAGTCGTTAATTTTGGCATTAAGATCTTTAGTACAGAAGATGTAAAAGTTTCCAACCTCTTTGGGGTATTGGGTGCCTACACATCCCACAACCTCATTTACAATGGCTTCGGATTGGCATCCTTTTTATTATGCACCACATTCTTTGTACTGGGTGTCAATTTGATGTCTGGCAAAAAGATCTTCAGCCTCAAGCGTAATATCAAATACGTGATAGCTGGGCTGCTTATCCTAAGTGTAGCCTTGGCGTTCTTAAACAATCAGTTCCTGCATACCGGCTTTGCCTGGGGCGGTGGGGCAGGAGAACTTATTTCGGCCTGGCTGATCAAATGGATCGGCTCACTGGGTACAGTCTGCATCCTGATCCTGGCTGTTGCTTTTTATATTATCTGGCGTTTTGATCCGTCGTTTAGCCTGCAATGGTTCAAGAAACGTGTCGCTGACTTTAAAGCAACTGACAATGATACAAAAGAGGGCGATTCAGAGGGCACCGGCACACGCAGTCGTAAGCAGAAAGATAACAACTTCATTCATGACAATGAAATCGACACTGATACATCAGTAACGGAAGATGATGACGCTGATGCCTCTCTTTACATTGAAAAACCGGGTGTTGCTGAAGGTGGCAATCGTCTGAAAAACGCCGGCAAAGGAAGTGTTACCGTGACCATGCCGGATCAAGCATCTGAAGAAGACGGTCTTGGATTATCACTTTCAGAAAAACAGTCAGAGGTAAAGACCATAAATGAGCAATTGGCAGCAGGAATTAAAGAGGGTAGCATGGCACCGGAATCTGACAGCTCTAATGCTGACACTTCAACGACCATTGTCCTACCAGGGAACACCTTAGCTAAAAACAGAAACAAAAATGCCAATCCAGAAGATTTTAAGCTAGAGATCAGTGAAGAAGTAGAGGAGGTGCCTTCTGAGATCATTGTTGGACCGGGCAGTCCCGAAGCCAAATTTACGGCACAGGGCGACTACGAGCCGACATTGGATCTGAGCAATTACAAGTATCCGACCATCGATATGCTGGAAATGCACGGTTCAGAAAAATCGGTCCATGATCCGGATGAACTGGAGCAAAATAAAAACCAGATTATCACTACGCTTAAAAACTATGACATTCATATTCAGCGGATCTCAGCTACGGTCGGCCCGACCGTTACACTTTATGAGATTGTACCGGCACCCGGTGTCCGTATTTCCAGAATCAAAAACCTGGAGGATGATATCGCACTTAGCCTGGCAGCATTAGGCATCCGTATTATCGCCCCCATCCCCGGTAGGGGGACCATTGGTATTGAGGTGCCTAACATGAATAAGACCATTGTAAGCATGCGCGGACTGATCGCATCTGAGAAATTCCAGAATAACAAATTCTCTTTACCGATCGCCATCGGCAAGAAGATCAATAACGAAAACTTTATCGTAGATCTGGCCAGTATGCCACATCTGCTCATGGCGGGCGCCACCGGGCAGGGTAAATCTGTCGGCGTCAATGCATTACTGGTGTCCCTGCTCTATAAAAAACACCCTTCTCAATTGAAGTTTGTCCTGGTAGATCCTAAAAAAGTGGAGTTAAGCATCTACCGCACCATTGAGCACCACTTCCTGGCTAAGTTGCCGGGGGAGGAAGAAGCCATTATTACCGACACCAAGAAAGTCGTGACCACGCTTAACGCACTTTGTATTGAGATGGATAACCGGTATGACCTGCTTAAAGAAGCAGGTTGCAGAAATATTAAAGAATACAACGAAAAATTTGTCAAACGCAGATTAAATCCGCAGAAAGGGCACCAGTTCCTGCCATTTATCGTGCTGGTGATTGACGAGTTTGCTGATCTGATCATGACCGCTGGCAAGGAGGTCGAAATGCCGATTGCCAGACTGGCCCAACTGGCAAGAGCTGTGGGTATCCATCTGATCATTGCCACACAGCGTCCCTCTGTGAACATCATTACCGGTACAATTAAAGCCAACTTTCCGGCGCGTATCGCTTTTAAAGTTTCTTCCAAGATCGATAGCCGGACCATTCTTGATGCGGGAGGCGCTGAGCAATTAATCGGTAAGGGCGATATGCTCATTAGCTACAATGGCGAGATCACCCGTTTACAGTGTGCCTTCGTAGATACTCCTGAAGTAGACCAGATCTGTGATTATATCGGAGAACAACAGGGGTATCCGGAAGCATTCCTGTTGCCGGAATACATCGATGAAAAAGAAATGGGGACTGGCTCAGGATCCGATCTGGAAGATAGAGATCCTTTATTTGAAGATGCTGCTAAACTCATTGTGCAAAACCAGGTCGGTAGCACATCACTCATTCAAAGGCGCATGAAACTTGGTTATAATCGTGCAGGCCGGCTAATGGATCAACTCGAAATGGCAGGCATCGTAGGCGCCAATCAGGGCAGCAAGGCCCGGGATGTATTGATTAAGACGGATGCCGAATTACAAGTACTCCTCGATAATATGCCTTAA